In Blastopirellula sp. J2-11, a single genomic region encodes these proteins:
- a CDS encoding SDR family oxidoreductase, which yields MSLAEKSALVVGGGTGIGLAIAQALAEAGAKVAIAGRRFEVLEQGAASSSAEIHCHSVDVSDRKSVLDLFAWADQTLGKVDILVNAAGVNIKNRSMEAMTPEDWDRMMQINSTGAYNLMYAALPQMRERKDGLIINISSIAGKRAIALGGIAYAASKFAMTALGTAAGNEENKHGVRITNIYPGEVDTPLLKQRPKPVTEEHRATMLQPEDFKEVVLAICNLPPRAHVPELIVKPTTQEYV from the coding sequence ATGAGTCTGGCGGAAAAATCGGCGTTAGTCGTTGGCGGGGGAACCGGAATTGGCTTGGCCATTGCTCAGGCGTTGGCCGAAGCAGGCGCCAAAGTCGCGATCGCCGGTCGTCGTTTTGAGGTGCTCGAGCAGGGCGCGGCGTCATCGTCGGCCGAGATTCATTGCCATAGCGTCGACGTTTCAGACCGCAAAAGCGTACTGGATCTGTTCGCTTGGGCCGATCAAACGCTGGGCAAGGTCGACATTCTGGTCAATGCGGCCGGCGTGAACATCAAAAATCGCTCGATGGAAGCGATGACGCCCGAAGACTGGGATCGGATGATGCAGATCAATTCGACCGGCGCCTACAACTTGATGTACGCCGCGCTGCCGCAAATGCGCGAGCGAAAAGATGGCCTGATCATCAATATCTCTTCGATTGCCGGCAAACGCGCGATCGCGTTGGGGGGAATCGCCTACGCGGCGTCGAAGTTCGCGATGACCGCTTTGGGGACCGCCGCCGGCAACGAAGAGAACAAGCACGGCGTGCGAATCACCAACATCTATCCCGGCGAAGTCGATACGCCGCTGCTAAAACAACGTCCGAAGCCGGTGACCGAAGAACATCGCGCGACAATGCTGCAGCCAGAAGACTTTAAAGAAGTGGTCCTGGCGATCTGCAACTTGCCCCCGCGTGCACATGTGCCGGAACTGATCGTGAAGCCGACGACGCAGGAGTATGTATAA